A single genomic interval of Penaeus monodon isolate SGIC_2016 chromosome 30, NSTDA_Pmon_1, whole genome shotgun sequence harbors:
- the LOC119592640 gene encoding LOW QUALITY PROTEIN: armadillo repeat-containing protein 8-like (The sequence of the model RefSeq protein was modified relative to this genomic sequence to represent the inferred CDS: substituted 1 base at 1 genomic stop codon; added 43 bases not found in genome assembly) has translation MEVLPTYMDVEHSRAYIDQLYSNDPQKCFQAVSELKFAVIGSVREKGSIIEQGVVVRLLQILRAQEFDLILKTEVATVLNSLAKGLPEHAAALVQAGLLPVLWEQLEACGGGGGANAYTSMVLCCLRSVYRQGCAPPPPAWDHKLLTTLIQHGYHPPSNQECVANILAHACKVSRTCEQQQQLVEAGGADLVACMLCSPVSRVQLPALHCLAAMCYNNERVSSIIATKSYGGKAVPDLLVGLMARDRPCDMQLAAATALTFLHRAGALSADDPKVIFKTLQCLVRMCRRDREIWERVEAANTLAYLTEVSTELQRTAAMTDHLIHIMNDYLKDTPTAGASAPQGISVSPISCRQYDNPSTWPDLMLEAALKVYASLGANDEDIRQRVINTEGLMNTIVGALSAACPPIQLAAVRCLHSLSRSVHTLRTTFQDHMVWRPLMTVLKTSNSEELVTVASSTLCNLLLEFSPSKEHILDQGAVEFLCGLTRRPHPGLRLNAVWALMNMAFQAEHRVKASILHHLGTDQIFRLLSDTDVHILMKTLGLLRNLLSTKAHIDQIMQSHGKEIMQAIILILEGEHSAEVKEQALCILANIADGDMAKSAIMSNEDVLKNISGYAMXICFQVIPNVKLQIAATFCISNLIWNVEEGAAERQNKLREMGVYKLLQNLMTTTDTGLFDKVKTALQQFL, from the exons ATGGAGGTTTTACCCACATATATG gaTGTGGAACATAGCCGAGCCTATATCGACCAACTGTATTCTAATGATCCTCAAAAATGCTTCCAAGCAGTTAG TGAATTAAAGTTTGCAGTTATTGGTAGTGTAAGGGAGAAGGGTTCTATAATTGAGCAGGGAGTTGTAGTGCGATTACTTCAGATTCTTCGTGCACAAGAGTTTGATCTGATTCTTAAAACAGAAGTAGCAACTGTACTGAATTCACTTGCAAAAGGTCTACCAGAGCATGCAGCAGCATTAGTGCAAGCAGGGCTTCTACCTGTTTTGTGGGAAC AACTTGAAGcatgtggtggaggagggggagccaACGCATATACATCAATGGTTCTCTGTTGCCTTCGATCAGTCTATCGGCAGGGTTGTGCACCCCCACCTCCTGCCTGGGACCACAAACTCCTAACAACTCTTATACAACATGGCTATCATCCTCCTAGCAACCAGGAATGTGTTGCCAACATCCTTGCTCATGCATGCAAGGTATCCAGG ATCTTGTAGCCTGTATGTTGTGTTCACCTGTGTCCAGAGTTCAGCTTCCTGCATTACACTGTTTGGCAGCCATGTGTTACAA CAATGAGAGAGTTTCATCTATCATAGCTACTAAGAGTTACGGTGGTAAAGCTGTGCCAGACTTGCTTGTGGGTTTAATGGCAAGAGATCGGCCTTGTGATATGCAGCTTGCTGCAGCTACTGCGCTAACATTCCTGCATCGAGCAGGGGCACTGTCAGCTGATGATCCAAAAGTCATATTTAAGACTTTACAATGCTTG GTTCGGATGTGTCGTCGAGATAGGGAAATATGGGAACGTGTTGAAGCAGCTAACACGTTAGCTTATCTGACTGAAGTAAGTACAGAACTACAGAGGACAGCAGCCATGACAGACCACTTAATTCATATAATGAATGATTACCTCAAAGACACACCCACTGCTGGAGCTTCAGCACCACAGGGAATTAGTGTTTCTCCAATT TCTTGTCGACAGTATGATAATCCAAGTACATGGCCTGATCTGATGCTAGAAGCTGCCCTGAAGGTTTATGCATCTTTGGGGGCAAATGATGAAGATATTCGCCAAAGAGTAATAAATACAGAGGGCCTGATGAACACAATTGTCGGTGCCTTGTCTGCAGCCTGTCCACCAATCCAGTTAGCCGCTGTTAGGTGTCTTCATTCTCTTTCAAGATCTGTGCACACACTCAGGACAACTTTTCAG gATCATATGGTCTGGAGACCTCTTATGACAGTTTTAAAGACCTCCAACTCTGAGGAACTAGTTACAGTAGCTTCTTCGACACTCTGTAACCTCTTGCTTGAATTTTCACCATCCAAGGAACACATCCTTGACCAAGGTGCAGTTGAATTTCTTTGTGGACTAACAAGACGACCTCACCCAGGTTTAAGACTTAATGCTGTCTGGGCACTAATGAACATGGCTTTCCAAGCAGAGCACAGAGTGAAG gcttcCATCCTGCACCACTTAGGAACTGATCAAATATTCCGACTACTGTCGGACACAGATGTTCACATCCTCATGAAAACTTTAGGTCTGCTGAGAAACCTTCTGTCAACAAAGGCCCATATTGACCAGATTATGCAAAGCCATGGAAAGGAAATTATGCAG GCAATCATCTTAATCTTAGAAGGAGAACACTCAGCTGAGGTGAAGGAGCAAGCACTCTGCATTTTGGCTAATATTGCCGATGGAGACATGGCTAAGTCTGCCATTATGTCAAATGAAGATGTGCTCAAGAA TATCTCAGGTTATGCAATGTAAATCTGTTTTCAGGTTATACCAAATGTAAAACTACAGATAGCAGCAACCTTCTGCATAAGCAACCTTATTTGGAATGTCGAGGAGGGAGCTGCTGAGAGACAAAACAAACTTCGTGAAATGGGAGTATACAAACTATTACAAAATCTAATGACTACAACTGATACTGGATTATTTGACAA gGTGAAGACGGCATTGCAGCAGTTCCTCTAG